The following proteins are encoded in a genomic region of Sorangiineae bacterium MSr12523:
- a CDS encoding cupin domain-containing protein yields MDSTANVSFEELLAPVELSTFLSHHWLRRPLHVPGSLGKLERLFGGIPHLAQLVDIVSESTGGGSINLAAFFQSRGQVAQRDAAEDLPRMNAQPQQVRALLAAGATVAAYGIDSVIPDLARWVAQLRTRLGHAGRTSCSLWMSSPSRGLSTHFDMFSSIHVQLVGTKSWHVGQEAHVVAPSTASVVCANGMADVDMSGYSPRYEHVERASFRRITLRPGDVLFVPSGTWHATECDTNEVSVSCSFEFVHATFRDVMEVYLRDRFNAEDLWRYVPLSPPADPSAEAELTDFFAARLDETIASLSKLRQDSTELKQAWKQLIANNGSVHSRASAEAPGPAKTVHPSDILAAPPGKPITCAFGKSEDGSPILFLYQDGHVVRVRDGAFFEFCTKLVSVQLFRACEGCSWKTGSPYDWDEVQPLLEAFVERGMLRITRTCQRSPRRTGLVRRISRWMPPNRS; encoded by the coding sequence ATGGATTCTACCGCGAACGTCAGCTTCGAGGAGCTGCTCGCGCCCGTGGAGCTCTCGACATTCCTATCGCATCACTGGCTTCGCAGGCCTCTTCACGTGCCCGGATCCCTCGGGAAACTCGAACGACTCTTCGGTGGCATTCCCCATCTTGCGCAGCTCGTGGACATCGTCAGCGAGAGCACGGGAGGCGGCAGTATCAATCTCGCAGCGTTCTTCCAGAGCCGCGGGCAAGTGGCCCAGCGAGACGCGGCCGAGGACCTTCCACGGATGAATGCCCAGCCCCAGCAGGTGCGTGCGCTTCTCGCCGCAGGCGCCACGGTCGCAGCATACGGGATCGACTCCGTCATACCCGATCTTGCCCGCTGGGTGGCGCAATTGAGAACCCGACTTGGACATGCAGGCCGCACGTCGTGCTCTCTGTGGATGTCCTCTCCGAGTCGCGGGCTCTCCACGCACTTCGACATGTTCTCCTCCATCCATGTGCAGCTCGTAGGCACCAAATCCTGGCACGTGGGACAGGAGGCCCACGTCGTGGCACCTTCCACGGCGAGCGTTGTCTGCGCCAACGGAATGGCCGATGTGGACATGTCGGGGTACTCGCCGCGCTACGAGCACGTCGAGCGCGCGTCGTTTCGTCGAATCACGTTGCGTCCCGGGGACGTCCTCTTCGTTCCGAGCGGCACGTGGCACGCTACGGAGTGCGATACCAACGAGGTGTCCGTATCCTGCTCGTTCGAGTTCGTGCATGCCACGTTCCGCGATGTGATGGAGGTGTACCTGCGGGACCGTTTCAACGCCGAAGATCTCTGGCGTTACGTTCCCTTGTCACCCCCCGCAGACCCTTCTGCGGAAGCAGAGCTCACCGACTTCTTCGCGGCCCGTCTCGATGAGACGATCGCCTCTCTTTCGAAACTCCGTCAGGACAGCACGGAGTTGAAACAGGCTTGGAAACAGCTTATCGCCAACAATGGCTCCGTCCATTCTCGTGCGTCCGCCGAGGCACCCGGTCCGGCAAAGACCGTTCATCCAAGCGACATTCTTGCCGCTCCACCTGGCAAGCCCATCACATGCGCTTTTGGAAAGAGCGAAGATGGATCGCCCATCCTCTTCCTTTATCAGGACGGACACGTCGTCCGCGTGCGCGATGGAGCGTTCTTCGAATTTTGCACGAAGCTCGTGTCCGTGCAGTTGTTCCGCGCTTGCGAAGGTTGCTCTTGGAAGACGGGAAGTCCCTACGACTGGGACGAGGTACAGCCTTTGCTCGAAGCTTTCGTCGAGAGGGGAATGCTCCGCATCACGCGCACGTGCCAAAGATCGCCGAGAAGGACAGGGCTCGTGCGGAGGATATCAAGGTGGATGCCACCGAATAGGAGCTAG
- a CDS encoding AraC family transcriptional regulator yields the protein MQASSPKDLHLPTIPVSYPLLLLEILEERGISRDAALRDTGIQPALLSQAEARLTTLEWVRLATNALQLSGDEGLGYEYGLRLRPSAHGFLGYAAMTGANMREAVDLGVKYFRARLRQFHLHFLQDDEWAAVELRERERLPVLRSFFIECVVIGLSHLHSTLIGEARAEGELWFDWPEPVYYARYRDRLPPVRFSQPANLVRFPKTYLDRRPLLADEAAHRQALTQVEREYASVREEEDGDLVARVRAELHLSLGGYQDVRTLCARLGMSPRTLRRKLGAQRTSYQTLLDEARQRDARHLLEASDLDVQTISARVGFDNPANFTRAFKRWTGCTPSGVRHSRTKEQAH from the coding sequence ATGCAAGCAAGCAGCCCTAAAGATTTGCACCTCCCCACCATCCCCGTGTCGTACCCGCTCCTCCTCCTCGAAATTCTCGAGGAACGGGGCATCTCCCGGGACGCCGCATTGCGCGATACCGGAATTCAGCCCGCCCTCTTGAGCCAAGCCGAGGCTCGGCTGACCACCCTGGAATGGGTGCGCCTGGCCACGAACGCCCTGCAACTCAGCGGAGACGAAGGCCTCGGCTACGAATACGGATTGCGTCTGCGCCCCTCGGCGCACGGATTTCTCGGCTACGCGGCGATGACCGGCGCCAACATGCGCGAGGCGGTGGACCTCGGCGTGAAATACTTCCGCGCGCGCCTACGGCAGTTCCATCTTCACTTTTTGCAAGACGACGAATGGGCCGCCGTGGAGCTGCGCGAGCGCGAACGGCTCCCGGTGCTTCGCAGCTTCTTCATCGAGTGCGTCGTCATCGGCCTTTCACACTTGCACAGTACACTCATCGGCGAGGCGCGCGCCGAGGGCGAGCTCTGGTTCGATTGGCCCGAGCCCGTGTATTACGCGCGCTACCGCGACAGGCTTCCGCCCGTGCGCTTTTCGCAGCCGGCCAACTTGGTGCGCTTTCCCAAGACGTATTTGGACCGCCGCCCGCTCCTGGCCGACGAGGCCGCGCACCGGCAGGCCCTCACGCAGGTCGAGCGTGAATACGCCAGCGTCCGCGAAGAGGAGGACGGCGATCTGGTAGCGCGCGTGCGAGCCGAATTGCATTTGTCGCTCGGTGGCTACCAAGACGTGCGCACGCTCTGCGCGAGGCTGGGCATGTCGCCGCGCACCCTCCGGCGCAAGCTCGGGGCACAACGAACGAGCTACCAGACGCTCCTCGACGAAGCCCGCCAACGCGACGCGCGCCATTTGCTCGAAGCCTCCGATCTCGACGTGCAGACCATCTCGGCGCGCGTGGGCTTCGACAATCCTGCGAACTTCACCCGCGCCTTCAAGCGCTGGACGGGCTGCACGCCGAGCGGGGTGCGGCATTCGCGCACCAAAGAACAGGCGCATTAG
- a CDS encoding lantibiotic dehydratase, giving the protein MAELQHQGACVLRTPLLSFDVLRNGITRETIRRYLEEPIVREALYVASPTLDTAIDAWLANPDDPRARDVELIVVRYLSRMAARPTPFGLFSGCGLATISDRTSLSVCRAAECRRSSRLDMQYLSLLSDALASAPRTRGALRFRLNSSMVVNEEEICYVETKVDPKTRARTHQLVAAEPSEAVGVAIRAAKKGAVSRQAICDAILNLYASVTTDDAVAFIDKLVDAQFLVSNVQPSVTCEDPIAAFAESLGRSGPADVGAAHEETRRVVEGLSKARDGLRAIDADGMGLSRERYREIMAMLEALPVPPDPARLFQVDLFKPGNGVHIGERVVREVRRAITLIHRITPRQRSGAMHRFRQQFMDRYGEREVPLAEVLDEERGVGFGTPHRRMAPPSPLLANIVFSETPDAGEQGAVPLEGISAHDEYKLARLLALREDGLREWKLDAQDLEKLTEEEPEPLPDALAAMVSIAATSSEAIDKGDFDLHLHYVHGPSGASLLGRFCHGNEGVRALVERHVQAEERLRPDAVFAEVVHLPEGRTGNVLCRPVLREHEIPYLGHSGVAEERQIPIDDLRVSVRGGRVRLRSVKLGREVLPRLTSMQNHGAGSLAIYRFLGALQCEGLATGLQWSWGPLEDAAFLPRVSYGRFVLSLARWTLYAREVEQLANDAGFRQRRGLPRWVSVMEGDHLLPLDLASEKAGAQLVALARGRKKLRLQELFPEPERMCAAGVEGRYTHELVIPFVRADRSEEPAKRGRALASPSAGTPEARIFLPGSRWLYAKIYTGPATGDRLLRAVVAPLVRELRHLGIIERWFFIRYADPDFHLRLRFEGDPAQLMVEVLPRLQKALASRLASGDVVKLVLDTYDREVERYGGPLAMPLAERIFEADSDAALEIVERTAGDAGADARWRAVLRGMHALLGDAGIEGDARRALLVGARDAFAKEHRADAAFRKGLGTQYRAERAAIERIASSGPVVGESPGVQGNDDAMMSELLGLVEARSAAVAPAFEQLRALRDSGRLETSWEGLVASLIHMHVNRVIRADARRHEFVLYEYLLRAFDSGAARTAGRREP; this is encoded by the coding sequence TTGGCTGAACTTCAACATCAAGGTGCCTGCGTACTGCGCACTCCGCTCCTATCGTTCGATGTTCTACGGAACGGAATCACCCGGGAGACGATTCGACGCTATCTCGAAGAGCCCATCGTTCGGGAGGCGCTTTACGTGGCATCACCGACGCTCGATACGGCCATCGACGCTTGGCTCGCGAATCCCGACGATCCACGGGCCCGTGATGTCGAGCTCATCGTGGTTCGCTATTTGTCGCGGATGGCGGCTCGACCTACGCCGTTCGGGCTCTTTTCGGGATGTGGACTTGCGACCATTTCGGACCGTACTTCGCTTTCCGTTTGCCGAGCGGCCGAGTGTAGGCGGAGTTCACGGCTCGATATGCAATACCTGTCGCTGCTCTCGGATGCACTGGCGAGTGCGCCGCGGACGCGGGGAGCACTCCGCTTTCGGCTCAATTCGTCGATGGTGGTGAACGAGGAGGAAATTTGTTACGTCGAAACGAAGGTCGATCCGAAGACGCGGGCGCGGACGCATCAACTCGTGGCGGCGGAGCCTTCGGAAGCGGTGGGGGTCGCCATTCGAGCGGCGAAGAAAGGGGCGGTGTCGCGACAAGCTATTTGCGATGCGATATTGAATCTCTATGCGAGTGTGACGACGGACGATGCAGTCGCCTTCATCGATAAACTCGTGGATGCGCAGTTTTTGGTATCGAATGTTCAGCCTTCCGTCACGTGTGAGGATCCCATCGCGGCCTTTGCCGAGTCGCTAGGGCGCTCGGGGCCCGCAGACGTCGGCGCGGCGCACGAAGAGACGCGCAGGGTCGTCGAGGGCCTCTCGAAAGCGCGCGACGGGCTGCGGGCGATCGATGCGGACGGGATGGGCCTTTCGCGCGAGCGATATCGCGAGATCATGGCCATGCTGGAAGCTTTGCCCGTGCCGCCCGATCCGGCGCGGCTCTTTCAGGTCGATTTGTTCAAGCCGGGGAATGGGGTGCACATTGGAGAACGCGTGGTGCGTGAAGTGCGGCGGGCCATCACGTTGATTCATCGAATCACGCCTCGGCAGCGCTCGGGGGCGATGCATCGGTTTCGGCAGCAGTTCATGGATCGGTATGGCGAGCGCGAGGTGCCGCTTGCGGAGGTACTCGACGAGGAGAGAGGCGTGGGGTTTGGTACGCCCCATAGGAGGATGGCGCCTCCCTCGCCGCTATTGGCAAATATCGTGTTTTCCGAGACGCCAGACGCCGGGGAACAGGGGGCGGTGCCGCTCGAAGGAATCAGCGCGCACGACGAGTACAAACTGGCGCGGCTCCTCGCATTGCGGGAGGATGGGCTGCGCGAATGGAAGCTCGACGCGCAGGATCTCGAAAAGCTGACCGAGGAGGAGCCCGAGCCGCTGCCCGACGCGCTCGCAGCGATGGTAAGCATCGCGGCGACATCGAGTGAAGCCATCGACAAAGGGGATTTCGACCTGCATCTCCACTACGTCCATGGGCCCTCGGGCGCATCGTTGCTCGGGCGGTTTTGCCACGGGAATGAGGGAGTGCGAGCGCTCGTGGAGCGACACGTGCAGGCCGAAGAGCGGTTGCGGCCCGATGCAGTGTTCGCCGAAGTCGTCCATTTGCCGGAAGGACGAACGGGAAATGTGCTTTGTCGGCCGGTGTTGCGCGAGCACGAGATTCCCTATTTGGGCCATTCGGGGGTGGCCGAGGAGCGTCAGATACCCATCGACGATCTTCGGGTGAGCGTGCGCGGCGGACGGGTGCGGCTGCGATCCGTGAAGCTCGGGCGGGAAGTGCTGCCGCGGCTCACGAGCATGCAGAACCATGGGGCGGGATCGCTCGCGATCTATCGGTTTCTCGGGGCACTTCAATGCGAAGGTCTCGCAACTGGATTGCAGTGGTCGTGGGGACCGCTCGAGGATGCTGCGTTTTTGCCACGCGTGTCGTACGGGCGATTCGTGCTCTCGCTCGCGCGATGGACGTTGTATGCGCGTGAGGTCGAGCAGCTCGCAAACGATGCCGGGTTTCGGCAGAGACGTGGCCTGCCTCGCTGGGTATCCGTGATGGAAGGCGATCACCTGCTGCCGCTCGATCTCGCGAGCGAGAAGGCGGGGGCGCAGCTCGTCGCGCTCGCACGTGGCCGCAAGAAGCTTCGGCTGCAGGAGCTTTTTCCGGAGCCGGAACGCATGTGCGCGGCAGGGGTCGAGGGGCGATATACGCACGAGCTGGTGATCCCATTCGTGAGAGCGGACCGGTCCGAAGAACCAGCGAAGCGGGGTAGGGCGCTCGCTTCACCGTCGGCCGGCACGCCCGAGGCGCGGATCTTCCTGCCGGGGTCGCGGTGGTTGTACGCGAAGATCTATACGGGGCCCGCTACCGGGGACCGGCTGCTTCGCGCCGTGGTCGCGCCGCTCGTTCGCGAGCTACGCCATCTCGGGATCATCGAGCGATGGTTCTTCATTCGATATGCCGATCCAGATTTCCATTTGCGACTACGCTTCGAGGGAGATCCCGCACAGTTGATGGTCGAAGTGTTGCCTCGCCTGCAGAAGGCGCTCGCGTCGCGGCTGGCCTCGGGGGACGTGGTGAAGCTGGTGCTCGATACGTACGATCGCGAGGTCGAGCGGTACGGAGGGCCGCTGGCGATGCCGCTCGCGGAGCGGATTTTCGAGGCCGACAGCGATGCGGCGCTGGAGATCGTGGAGCGGACGGCAGGCGATGCGGGAGCCGATGCGCGCTGGCGTGCGGTGCTCCGCGGAATGCACGCGCTTCTCGGGGACGCCGGTATCGAGGGTGACGCACGGCGGGCATTGCTCGTGGGCGCTCGGGATGCTTTTGCCAAGGAGCATCGTGCCGATGCTGCGTTTCGTAAGGGGCTTGGCACTCAGTATCGGGCAGAGCGGGCCGCGATCGAGCGGATTGCGAGCAGTGGACCGGTGGTGGGCGAGAGCCCTGGCGTCCAAGGAAACGATGACGCGATGATGAGCGAGCTACTCGGGCTCGTCGAGGCTCGTTCGGCCGCGGTGGCGCCTGCGTTCGAGCAGCTGCGCGCGCTGCGGGACAGTGGGCGGCTCGAGACGTCCTGGGAGGGGTTGGTGGCGAGCTTGATCCACATGCACGTCAATCGGGTGATTCGGGCGGATGCGCGGCGGCACGAGTTCGTCCTGTACGAATACTTGCTTCGGGCGTTCGATTCGGGGGCGGCCAGGACGGCAGGCCGGAGGGAGCCATGA
- a CDS encoding lanthionine synthetase C family protein produces the protein MMAPIDATTARTAQEFVNLLAERLSDPASVAEAIRAKPREGAGRAVVHWDPRALADGCPGMALFFGALQGYRPDAPNVAHAYLAAAISSECPSPTDSLFYGVPSVAFAARAVERRPGDYAELLSVADEQVAACAESLLSLDEPRVRSGIAGVPMPIYDVVSGLSGLGRYLLACGEGQRSLTERIMRHLVALTRPVVLRGHSVPGWWTPDSHPEGLFDVGLAHGISGPLALLSIAYEKGIRVQGHERAIRTIVEWLLARRGHDEHGPYWPATISTEHEISPSAAGPPARAGWCYGAPGVSRALFLASRALKEPQWCDAALDTLCSVLRRPPAQQYIHDATMCHGAAGLTRIVHLMARDAVGHAGSDELAAALPGCIANIVARAAPEHPFVWDSQGAWGEDGSYRSDERAHRPGYLDGAAGVALTLHACLEPDEDEAHGSLPWDAALLLR, from the coding sequence ATGATGGCCCCCATCGACGCAACGACCGCGCGCACCGCCCAAGAGTTCGTGAACCTCTTGGCCGAGCGCTTGTCCGATCCTGCATCGGTCGCCGAAGCGATAAGAGCGAAGCCGCGCGAAGGCGCCGGTCGGGCCGTTGTCCATTGGGATCCGCGTGCGCTCGCCGATGGCTGTCCCGGCATGGCGTTGTTCTTCGGCGCACTGCAGGGGTATCGCCCTGACGCACCGAACGTGGCACACGCCTATCTCGCCGCTGCCATATCGTCGGAGTGCCCATCCCCGACCGACAGCCTTTTCTACGGGGTGCCTTCAGTAGCATTCGCGGCACGGGCCGTTGAGCGTCGTCCGGGCGACTATGCGGAGCTCCTATCCGTGGCCGACGAACAGGTCGCCGCGTGCGCCGAGTCGCTCCTGTCGCTCGACGAACCACGCGTTCGCTCTGGCATCGCGGGCGTTCCTATGCCGATTTATGACGTGGTGAGCGGATTGTCCGGCCTCGGGCGCTATCTGCTCGCGTGCGGCGAAGGGCAGAGGAGCCTCACGGAGCGCATCATGCGGCATTTGGTCGCGCTCACGCGTCCCGTTGTTCTTCGAGGGCATTCCGTGCCGGGTTGGTGGACTCCGGATTCGCACCCCGAAGGGCTCTTCGACGTGGGACTCGCGCATGGAATTTCAGGCCCTCTCGCGCTGCTGTCCATTGCCTACGAAAAGGGTATTCGTGTGCAGGGGCATGAGCGAGCCATCCGCACCATCGTGGAATGGCTGCTCGCGCGCCGGGGGCACGACGAGCATGGCCCCTATTGGCCCGCGACCATCTCGACGGAGCATGAGATCTCGCCTTCAGCGGCGGGGCCGCCCGCGCGCGCAGGGTGGTGTTACGGCGCTCCGGGCGTGTCCCGAGCATTGTTTCTGGCATCGCGCGCTCTGAAGGAGCCGCAATGGTGCGACGCTGCGCTCGATACGCTCTGCTCCGTGCTTCGCCGGCCTCCAGCGCAGCAGTATATTCACGATGCAACCATGTGCCATGGTGCGGCCGGATTGACTCGCATCGTTCACCTCATGGCGCGCGATGCCGTGGGTCACGCGGGCAGTGACGAATTGGCCGCAGCGCTTCCTGGTTGCATCGCCAATATCGTTGCACGCGCGGCTCCGGAGCATCCTTTCGTATGGGATTCTCAAGGCGCGTGGGGCGAAGACGGCTCATACCGGTCCGATGAGCGCGCGCACCGCCCCGGATATCTCGACGGCGCTGCTGGGGTCGCGCTCACGTTGCACGCGTGCCTCGAGCCGGACGAGGACGAAGCACACGGGTCACTCCCGTGGGACGCCGCATTGCTGCTTCGATGA
- a CDS encoding SDR family NAD(P)-dependent oxidoreductase, with product MSKIDRNLSGRRVLITGAARGIGAALAKRLHARGARVSLIGLEPERLAAVAEQCGGAPNRYCNVTDSRQVEEVIEAAARELGGLDVVVANAGVAAQMAMLGGDVEVMRRTIDVNVMGAFYTLRAAGPHIAHANGYALAVASAAAAIHLPLMGAYSASKVAVEALANTLRIEMKHTGAKVGVAYLSEIDTEMTSIGFGTQAAKCLTHEAGLGALFSVAPLETAITAFERGIAERQRHIYAPRRVGFIVQFRMLAQAFVDRWPLPRLAYALDIARAENARLTTPQPGAGSAE from the coding sequence ATGAGCAAAATCGATCGAAATCTTTCCGGTAGGCGCGTGCTCATCACTGGCGCCGCACGCGGGATTGGCGCGGCGTTGGCAAAGAGACTGCATGCTCGCGGTGCGCGCGTGTCGCTCATCGGCCTGGAGCCCGAACGGCTTGCGGCGGTGGCGGAACAATGTGGCGGCGCGCCAAATCGCTACTGCAATGTGACCGATTCACGGCAGGTGGAGGAGGTGATCGAGGCCGCGGCACGCGAGCTTGGCGGACTCGACGTGGTCGTGGCCAACGCCGGCGTCGCCGCGCAGATGGCCATGCTCGGTGGCGACGTGGAAGTGATGCGCCGGACCATCGACGTCAACGTGATGGGCGCGTTCTACACGTTGCGCGCGGCGGGGCCGCACATTGCACACGCGAACGGTTACGCGCTTGCGGTGGCCTCGGCGGCGGCGGCGATTCATCTGCCGTTGATGGGCGCGTACTCGGCGTCGAAGGTCGCCGTGGAGGCATTGGCCAATACCTTGCGCATCGAGATGAAGCACACGGGCGCGAAGGTGGGGGTGGCCTACCTGTCCGAAATCGATACGGAGATGACGTCCATCGGTTTTGGCACGCAGGCGGCCAAGTGTTTGACGCACGAGGCGGGCCTGGGCGCGCTCTTTTCGGTCGCTCCGCTGGAGACGGCCATTACCGCGTTCGAGCGCGGAATTGCAGAGCGCCAGCGGCACATCTATGCACCGAGGCGGGTGGGGTTCATCGTGCAGTTTCGCATGCTGGCGCAGGCCTTCGTCGATCGATGGCCGCTCCCCAGGCTGGCCTATGCGCTCGACATTGCACGCGCGGAGAATGCGCGTTTGACGACGCCGCAACCCGGCG